The Alphaproteobacteria bacterium genome contains a region encoding:
- the mdoH gene encoding glucans biosynthesis glucosyltransferase MdoH: MDAVRLRPAAPSPAGPPYLPPEAPLAMPVQSLHEGARASRLAIALGSIAARRAFIFGIALALSALAAYEMYQVLAVGGVTALEWVILTLFVVLFAWIALSFASLLGGLVARITGRITPLEIEIGSLPPIATRTALLFPTYNEEPHRLLARVQAICESVAATGTAQAFDIFILSDTTDPDIFIAEEATFLALRGRLGDARVYYRHRPKNDAKKAGNIAEWLQRFGGHYEQMIVLDADSLMTGDTLVRLVAAMERNPGVGLIQTFPVMVNATTPFARMQQFAGRLYGPLIAYGLAWWHGADSNYWGHNAVLRTRAFAQSAGLPTLSGRRPIGGHILSHDFVEAALMRRGGWAIVMAPALPGSYEESPPSLTEYAARDRRWCQGNLQHAGVLPARGLHWVTRLHLATGIGSYVAAPLWLLFLFTGILISLQAQFIRPEYFPKTFTLYPQWPAQDPVRAAYVFAGTMALLLLPKLFGYLAMLPDRATRRGFGGALRALISMLAEIVISGLVAPVMMLIQSSSVIQIVSGRDSGWQAQRRDDGSLPLGATIRRYGWHTAFGLLLAFAAYEVSFSLFAWMTPVIVGLILAIPLAQWTASPGAGRRMRSRKLLLTPEESDPPQILERANALAGELATSDPRPRLERLFADPALLAAHRAMLPPAGPRKRGDVEVALVIGLAKLEDCATLVEAAAALTCAETMAILSDARGLDRLAALDRGQPSLKSVD; encoded by the coding sequence GCCGCCTTGCGATCGCGCTCGGCTCCATTGCGGCGCGGCGCGCCTTCATATTCGGGATCGCCTTGGCGCTGAGCGCCCTCGCCGCCTACGAGATGTATCAGGTGCTGGCGGTCGGCGGGGTGACCGCACTGGAATGGGTGATCCTCACGCTGTTCGTCGTGCTGTTTGCGTGGATCGCGCTCTCGTTTGCCAGTCTGCTCGGCGGCCTGGTTGCGCGAATAACCGGCCGCATCACGCCGCTCGAGATTGAGATCGGCTCCTTGCCGCCGATCGCGACACGCACGGCGCTCCTGTTCCCGACTTACAACGAAGAGCCGCATCGCCTGCTCGCGCGCGTGCAGGCGATCTGCGAGTCGGTCGCCGCGACCGGGACCGCGCAAGCGTTCGACATCTTCATCCTCAGCGACACGACCGACCCCGACATCTTCATCGCCGAGGAAGCGACGTTCCTTGCGCTGCGCGGGCGGCTTGGCGACGCGCGCGTCTACTACCGGCATCGTCCCAAAAACGACGCCAAGAAAGCCGGCAACATCGCGGAGTGGCTGCAGCGCTTCGGCGGCCACTACGAGCAGATGATCGTGCTCGATGCCGACTCGCTGATGACCGGCGACACGCTGGTGCGGCTCGTTGCCGCGATGGAGCGCAATCCGGGCGTCGGGCTGATCCAGACCTTTCCGGTGATGGTCAACGCCACGACGCCGTTTGCCCGCATGCAGCAATTCGCCGGACGCCTCTACGGGCCGCTGATCGCCTATGGGCTCGCGTGGTGGCACGGCGCCGACAGCAATTACTGGGGCCACAACGCGGTGTTGCGCACGCGTGCCTTTGCGCAATCCGCCGGCCTTCCCACATTGAGCGGACGGCGTCCGATCGGCGGGCATATCCTGAGCCACGATTTCGTCGAGGCCGCGCTGATGCGGCGCGGCGGCTGGGCCATCGTGATGGCGCCGGCGCTGCCCGGCTCCTACGAGGAGTCACCGCCCTCGCTCACCGAATACGCGGCGCGCGACCGCCGCTGGTGCCAGGGCAACCTGCAGCACGCGGGCGTATTGCCGGCGCGCGGCCTGCACTGGGTGACGCGCCTGCACCTTGCGACCGGGATCGGTTCGTATGTGGCGGCGCCGCTCTGGCTCCTGTTCCTCTTCACCGGCATCCTGATTTCGCTGCAGGCGCAGTTCATCCGCCCCGAGTATTTCCCGAAGACCTTCACGCTCTATCCGCAGTGGCCCGCACAGGACCCGGTGCGCGCGGCCTACGTTTTCGCCGGCACCATGGCGCTGCTGCTCTTGCCGAAGCTGTTCGGTTATCTGGCGATGCTTCCCGACCGCGCCACGCGCCGTGGGTTCGGCGGCGCGTTGCGCGCGCTTATCAGCATGCTGGCCGAGATCGTGATCTCGGGGCTGGTCGCGCCGGTGATGATGCTGATCCAGTCGAGTTCGGTGATCCAGATCGTGAGCGGACGCGACAGCGGTTGGCAGGCCCAGCGGCGCGATGACGGCAGCCTGCCGCTTGGCGCCACGATTCGCCGCTACGGCTGGCATACGGCTTTCGGACTCTTGCTCGCGTTCGCCGCGTACGAGGTGTCGTTCTCGCTGTTCGCCTGGATGACGCCGGTGATCGTCGGCCTGATCCTCGCCATTCCGCTGGCGCAATGGACCGCCAGCCCCGGCGCGGGACGCAGGATGCGCTCCCGCAAGCTCCTGCTGACGCCCGAAGAAAGCGACCCGCCGCAGATTCTCGAGCGCGCCAATGCGCTTGCCGGCGAACTCGCGACCTCCGATCCGCGTCCCCGCCTCGAGCGGCTCTTTGCTGACCCTGCCCTGCTCGCCGCGCATCGCGCGATGCTGCCGCCGGCCGGCCCGCGCAAGCGCGGCGACGTCGAGGTCGCGCTGGTGATTGGCCTTGCCAAGCTCGAAGACTGCGCGACATTGGTTGAGGCAGCCGCCGCGCTCACCTGCGCCGAGACGATGGCGATCCTGTCGGATGCGCGCGGGCTCGATCGCCTCGCCGCGCTCGATCGCGGTCAGCCCAGCCTGAAGAGCGTGGACTAG
- a CDS encoding protein-glutamate O-methyltransferase CheR: MTPLDYDYLRKLLKDRSGLLLSADKQYLVESRLTPLVRKAALASLGELVGKLRGGNEELTVDVVEAMTTNESFFYRDKIPFEHFRDAIIPQLIAARARERRIRVWCAAASTGQEPYSLAMTLKEMKDKLGGWRVDILGTDISTDVLDKAKAGVYSQFEVQRGLPIQMLVKYFTQAGDTWQIAPEIRAMVQYRQHNLLAEFAGFGRFDVVFCRNVLIYFDQDTKSGVLNRIARQLEPDGYLVLGAAETVVGLSNAFKPIPEKRGLYAPNKDARPAVLGAMPMRTLAVAAAR; encoded by the coding sequence GTGACTCCGCTCGACTACGACTATCTCCGCAAGCTGCTGAAGGACCGTTCCGGTCTCCTCCTGTCGGCCGACAAGCAGTATCTGGTCGAAAGCCGCCTGACCCCGCTTGTGCGCAAGGCTGCGCTCGCCTCTCTCGGAGAGCTGGTGGGCAAGCTCAGAGGCGGGAACGAGGAATTGACCGTCGACGTGGTCGAAGCGATGACCACCAACGAGTCGTTCTTTTACCGCGACAAGATCCCGTTCGAGCATTTCCGCGATGCCATCATCCCGCAACTCATCGCGGCGCGCGCCCGGGAGCGGCGTATCCGCGTCTGGTGCGCCGCCGCTTCGACCGGCCAGGAGCCCTATTCGCTGGCGATGACGCTCAAGGAGATGAAGGACAAGCTCGGCGGCTGGCGTGTCGACATCCTCGGCACGGACATCTCGACGGACGTGCTGGATAAAGCCAAAGCCGGCGTCTACAGCCAGTTCGAGGTGCAGCGCGGGCTGCCGATTCAGATGCTGGTGAAGTATTTCACGCAGGCCGGCGACACCTGGCAGATCGCGCCAGAGATTCGCGCCATGGTGCAGTACCGGCAGCACAATCTGCTTGCCGAGTTTGCCGGGTTCGGCCGCTTCGACGTCGTCTTCTGCCGGAACGTATTGATCTATTTCGACCAGGACACCAAGAGCGGCGTGCTCAACCGCATCGCAAGGCAGCTCGAGCCCGACGGCTATCTGGTGCTCGGCGCCGCGGAGACGGTGGTGGGCCTGAGCAATGCGTTCAAGCCGATCCCGGAAAAGCGCGGCCTCTATGCGCCGAACAAGGACGCGCGGCCGGCGGTCCTCGGTGCGATGCCGATGCGCACGCTCGCAGTCGCGGCGGCGCGCTGA